From the genome of Vicia villosa cultivar HV-30 ecotype Madison, WI linkage group LG2, Vvil1.0, whole genome shotgun sequence, one region includes:
- the LOC131647378 gene encoding histone acetyltransferase HAC12-like yields MDYNSWFPVAYERKAYGTLRNYSPVFSDNIRKSGFDESCNQPVGFSTDWRDHPLRDGAASREEYMNLETLPRRAVSDNSKAHVTGYYSMPKGGQYDTSTVHDLPCFPDDRSSIPLVANMDVGSNLPVYGGESYLDANTRYIKNYFPHHQHTNNCDTDIQQPAKRKKMICGFSNPFPGWKSCLESQDAWKYLPQMLDFQKSSILRHDVNDVLAGNTEPLPVLPYSLNNDQWNNQLVQPYSSQTPLEVSQQLQFPPFSSINFANNGEELTNPMFHSTRLRGINNNEAGDTLEQIFEEPSLESDDVMEISSEEFAFSLKSRMRTLDMDPLDTGGEVMQGIAEFDRGITLNSNLPTLTEDVFLIDGEDIQDTTEFWTNTKKKVDEPTTDQETHTKCSNTTMHALKSKVPITIDVEDKHDIIGFNQEEKVVKRKVSDPKAVVDVVSLIDFFTHDQITEHINSLRKEPLQISTEDGTGIDANTCQLCEREKLYFSPVPIFCICCGRSIGRRKIYFCRKDEEFDAERCFCSSCYNASKGGCIPFNGTFVSKANLEKKTNDEVLEEPWVECNKCKRWQHQVCALYNNRKDLDCDVDYICAVCRLREIEDGVHVPLQKTTVYGAKDLPSTKLSDHLEKRLFKRLMEVKVDGGKVKGSENLDKVLAAESISIREVLSVDKQLKVKKQFLDIIPEKNYPTEFSYRLRVILLFQKIDGADICIFGLYVQEFGSECGNPNQRCVYISYLDSVKYFRPERVIVEGEALRTFVYHEILIGYLDFCKKRGFSTCHIWACPPSKRNDYILYCHPKEQKTPNNDKLRSWYLSMLKKATEEKIVVGLTNIYDHLFVPTEKEGSKVTVSRLPYFDGDFWCGSAMEKARTIEKESRGDYDNMLKKQVSTRALKTMGHVNPSKDAAKDILVMQKLGQDILPTKENFIVVHLQYSCIHCCEVIMSGKRWFCTECKNFQECGSCHSSNEHTLKNGEVHPLCQAVVDDIPSSTKHNDTILENGLFEDRNNFLSFCQKYQFQFDTLRRAKYSSMMILYHLCNPSPMTSGKCCSICCAHNVFQKCWKCEVCPDCTICSACYKDRGADCHEHKLTLNEHNSTQNELKLVENNSTSQSDNQESNGKMMLKKMKLEKFLKKVSQLRKHVSQRKKLLKLEMMLKHAYQCPATSAEPCSDTSCRQFKKFLKHAKSCTTNIRGGCEDCENIWIIRFSHSLDCKDSECIIQHCSMLKKRLEYRGMRSKS; encoded by the exons ATGGATTACAACAGTTGGTTTCCCGTGGCATATGAAAGAAAGGCTTATGGCACATTAAGAAATTATTCACCAGTTTTCTCCGACAATATACGAAAGAGCGGCTTTGATGAATCATGCAATCAACCTGTTGGATTTTCCACCGACTGGCGTGATCATCCTCTCCGCGATGGTGCTGCTTCAAGG GAAGAATATATGAACCTGGAGACATTGCCTCGCCGAGCTGTATCGGACAATTCTAAAGCTCATGTCACTGGTTATTATAGCATGCCAAAAGGGGGACAATATGACACTTCTACTGTTCATGACCTGCCTTGTTTTCCTGATGACCGTTCATCAATCCCCCTAGTTGCTAATATGGATGTGGGTAGTAACTTACCTGTTTATGGTGGTGAAAGCTATCTGGATGCTAACACCAGATATATTAAAAACTATTTTCCTCATCATCAACACACAAATAATT GTGATACCGACATACAACAACCtgccaaaagaaaaaaaatgatttgtGGATTTTCCAATCCTTTTCCTGGCTGGAAGTCTTGTTTAGAATCGCAAGATGCATGGAAATATCTACCACAAATGCTGGATTTTCAGAAGAGCTCTATTCTAAGACATGATGTTAATGATGTCTTGGCTGGTAATACCGAACCTCTTCCAGTACTACCTTATTCCTTGAATAATGATCAATGGAATAACCAGTTGGTTCAACCTTATTCCTCTCAAACACCTTTGGAAGTGTCACAACAGTTACAATTTCCCCCCTTCTCTTCTATCAATTTTGCGAACAATGGGGAAGAACTTACAAATCCGATGTTTCATTCTACGAGACTCAGAGGGATAAACAACAATGAGGCAGGTGATACACTTGAACAGATCTTTGAGGAGCCAAGCCTCGAAAGCGATGATGTGATGGAAATCAGCTCAGAGGAATTTGCCTTTAGTTTGAAATCCAGGATGCGTACTCTCGACATGGATCCTTTAGATACTGGTGGAGAGGTTATGCAGGGCATAGCTGAATTCGACCGTGGCATTACATTGAACTCCAACCTTCCTACTCTCACCGAGGATGTTTTTCTTATTGATGGGGAAGATATACAAGACACAACTGAGTTCTGGACAAACACCAAAAAGAAAGTTGATGAGCCAACAACTGATCAAGAGACACATACCAAGTGCTCAAATACTACTATGCATGCTCTCAAAAGCAAGGTTCCTATTACTATTGATGTAGAGGACAAACATGACATAATTGGATTCAACCAAGAGGAGAAAGTTGTTAAAAGGAAAGTCAGTGACCCAAAAGCTGTCGTTGATGTTGTTTCCTTGATTGACTTTTTCACACATGATCAAATAACAGAACATATTAATAGTCTGAGAAAGGAACCTCTTCAG ATTTCAACTGAAGATGGAACTGGAATTGATGCAAATACATGCCAATTATGCGAAAGGGAAAAGCTTTACTTTTCACCGGTGCCAATTTTTTGTATATGCTGTGGCCGCTCCATCGggagaagaaaaatatatttctgTAGAAAAGATGAGGAATTTGATGCAGAGCGTTGCTTTTGCTCCTCCTGTTATAATGCATCTAAAGGCGGGTGCATTCCATTCAACGGGACATTTGTTTCTAAGGCAAATCTTGAAAAAAAGACAAATGATGAAGTACTTGAAGAACCG TGGGTTGAATGCAATAAATGCAAAAGATGGCAGCATCAAGTATGTGCACTCTACAACAACAGAAAAGATTTGGACTGCGATGTAGATTATATATGTGCTGTATGCCGCTTGAGAGAAATTGAAGATGGAGTGCATGTTCCCTTACAAAAGACTACTGTTTATGGTGCTAAGGACTTACCAAGTACCAAGCTTAGTGACCACTTGGAGAAAAGACTTTTTAAGCGTCTTATGGAAGTGAAAGTAGATGGGGGAAAAGTTAAAGGAAGTGAGAATCTTGATAAG GTTTTAGCAGCAGAAAGTATTTCTATTAGAGAAGTGTTATCGGTCGACAAACAATTGAAAGTGAAGAAGCAGTTTCTTGACATCATCCCAGAAAAGAATTACCCGACTGAATTTTCTTATAGATTAAGA GTTATACTTCTGTTTCAGAAGATTGATGGAGCAGATATATGCATTTTTGGACTGTACGTCCAGGAGTTTGGCTCTGAATGTGGCAATCCGAATCAGCGTTGTGTGTACATTTCATATCTTGATTCCGTCAAATATTTTAGGCCTGAAAGAGTGATTGTGGAAGGAGAAGCACTTCGTACCTTCGTTTACCATGAGATATTG ATTGGATACCTTGATTTTTGTAAGAAAAGGGGTTTCTCAACTTGCCACATATGGGCATGTCCTCCTTCAAAAAGGAATGATTATATACTATATTGTCATCCCAAAGAGCAAAAGACTCCAAACAATGATAAGCTACGCTCTTG GTATCTTTCAATGCTGAAAAAGGCTACTGAAGAAAAAATTGTTGTTGGTTTAACAAACATATATGATCATTTATTTGTTCCTACTGAAAAAGAGGGCTCCAAAGTGACAGTTTCTCGTTTGCCATACTTTGATGGAGACTTTTGGTGTGGTTCTGCTATGGAAAAAGCGAGGACCATTGAAAAAGAGAGTAGAGGAGACTATGATAAtatgttgaagaaacaagtgtCTACTAGAGCTTTAAAGACCATGGGACATGTCAATCCTTCGAAAGACGCTGCTAAAGACATTCTGGTGATGCAAAAA TTGGGCCAAGATATATTGCCTACCAAGGAAAATTTCATTGTAGTTCACTTACAATATTCTTGCATACACTGCTGTGAAGTGATAATGTCTGGGAAGCGGTGGTTTTGCACTGAATGCAAGAATTTTCAGGAGTGTGGAAG TTGCCATAGTTCAAATGAACACACCTTAAAGAACGGAGAAGTGCATCCACTTTGTCAG GCCGTTGTTGATGATATCCCCTCCAGCACTAAGCATAATGATACCATCCTTGAGaatggattatttgaagatagGAACAACTTTTTGAGCTTCTGCCAGAAGTATCAGTTTCAGTTTGACACACTCCGACGAGCCAAGTATTCCTCAATGATGATCCTCTACCATCTATGCAATCCTAGTCCTATGACTTCTGGAAAATGTTGTAGTATTTGTTGTGCACACAATGTGTTTCAAAAGTGCTGGAAATGTGAGGTTTGTCCAGATTGTACCATTTGCTCTGCATGCTATAAGGATAGAGGTGCTGACTGCCATGAACACAAGTTGACTCTAAATGAACACAATTCAACTCAAAATGAACTCaagttggttgaaaataattcaaCATCACAATCTGATAATCAAGAGTCTAATGGGAAAATG ATGTTAAAGAAAATGAAACTGGAGAAATTTTTGAAGAAAGTATCTCAACTTCGAAAGCATGTGTCACAAaggaaaaag TTGCTGAAACTGGAGATGATGTTGAAGCATGCATATCAATGCCCCGCAACTAGTGCTGAACCTTGCTCTGATACATCATGTCGTCAATTCAAGAAGTTTTTAAAGCATGCCAAAAGTTGCACAACTAATATTCGTGGCGGATGCGAGGATTGTGAAAATATATGGATTATACGATTTTCTCACTCCTTGGATTGCAAAGACTCAGAATGTATAATACAACATTGCAG CATGCTGAAGAAGCGTTTAGAATATAGAGGAATGCGTTCGAAATCTTGA
- the LOC131652913 gene encoding pentatricopeptide repeat-containing protein At1g09900-like → MGIRNLRNICRFFTIPHLFSNPLFQSPTGSSTFRTLKPSFTTSSIYNPHIYLNLGFHSVTLRYFYSNPNSSDKYKPHTTSKQVSEIIALICEGVNDLEYRLSMMNVCLSLSSVVYIFDRLSSERVSALVFFHWLNVSHRGLCCDPEIGNLVIENCGLLGNFEAMVPVLVEFNLKRMCLGRRAFRFLVVLRLDMDSRIECVRRVVDVLNKVGGVCRSSGVKLMIETFSFSGDFDMAEYVIEETGRDVKSYNFLLRLMCKRGFYERVGHLVEKMKGIGVEPDGSTYNLLVSCLIKIGKFVEACQVLEMVEKENGLPDGFSFDVLISLLCKNGRIDLALKFLDKMALKGIQPCSLTNAAVIKSYFESGKYDEAHEYVVDSVCKHSYSSNESYTLLASLYLKKGSILLSQRILHEMMDRGLKPNYSVYMKIRKCLEKKNKKDLSLELSRRYLSFIEK, encoded by the coding sequence ATGGGAATTCGAAACCTCCGCAACATTTGCAGGTTTTTCACAATTCCTCATTTATTCTCAAACCCTCTTTTCCAATCACCAACTGGTTCTTCAACATTTCGCACCCTCAAACCCTCTTTTACAACTTCTTCAATTTACAATCCTCACATATACTTGAACCTTGGTTTTCATTCTGTTACTTTAAGGTACTTTTATTCTAACCCTAATTCTTCTGATAAATATAAACCGCATACAACTTCAAAGCAAGTTTCTGAAATCATTGCATTGATTTGTGAGGGTGTGAATGATTTGGAATATAGGTTAAGCATGATGAATGTGTGTTTGTCATTGTCATCAGTTGTTTACATTTTTGATAGATTATCAAGTGAAAGAGTTTCTGCTTTGGTGTTTTTTCATTGGCTTAATGTTTCACATCGCGGGCTTTGTTGTGATCCTGAGATAGGGAATTTGGTTATTGAGAACTGTGGGTTGTTAGGAAATTTTGAGGCAATGGTTCCTGTTTTGGTTGAGTTTAACCTAAAAAGAATGTGTTTGGGGAGAAGGGCGTTTAGGTTTTTGGTTGTTTTGAGATTGGATATGGATTCTAGGATTGAGTGTGTGAGGAGAGTTGTGGATGTGCTTAATAAGGTTGGAGGTGTTTGTCGGAGTTCCGGGGTGAAGTTGATGATAGAGACATTTAGTTTTTCGGGTGATTTTGATATGGCGGAGTATGTGATAGAAGAAACTGGGAGGGACGTGAAAAGTTATAACTTTTTGTTGAGGTTAATGTGTAAGAGAGGTTTTTACGAAAGAGTAGGTCATTTGGTAGAGAAGATGAAGGGAATTGGTGTGGAACCGGATGGAAGTACTTACAACTTGTTGGTAAGTTGTTTAATCAAGATTGGTAAATTTGTTGAGGCTTGCCAAGTTCTTGAGATGGTGGAAAAAGAAAATGGTTTGCCGGACGGGTTTTCATTTGATGTTCTTATTAGTTTGTTATGTAAAAATGGACGGATTGATTTAGCTTTGAAGTTTCTTGATAAAATGGCTTTGAAGGGTATCCAACCTTGTAGTTTAACGAATGCTGCGGTGATCAAGTCGTATTTTGAATCAGGAAAATACGACGAAGCACATGAGTATGTTGTTGATTCTGTTTGTAAGCATAGCTATTCCAGCAATGAAAGCTACACCTTACTTGCTTCTCTTTATTTAAAGAAAGGAAGTATTCTACTTTCTCAAAGGATTCTTCATGAGATGATGGATAGAGGTCTTAAACCTAATTATTCAGTGTATATGAAGATAAGGAAGTGTCttgagaagaagaataaaaaagaTTTGTCTTTGGAATTATCAAGAAGATACTTGAGCTTTATCGAAAAGTGA